From a region of the Anomalospiza imberbis isolate Cuckoo-Finch-1a 21T00152 chromosome 3, ASM3175350v1, whole genome shotgun sequence genome:
- the PLA2G7 gene encoding platelet-activating factor acetylhydrolase isoform X3 yields the protein MEMWSTSSTEKFYRIPEGKGPHSVGCTDLMTENAVEGSFLRLYYPAYDATDIEEARWIPDKEYYQGLCDFLNMYRIVGERLFHYYVGSVTCPAKSNAAFKPGEKYPLLVFSHGLGAFRTIYSAICIEMASQGFIVAAVEHRDESASATYYCKRRSVSESQEESTPNMEKEWIYYRKLKTGEEERCLRHKQVQQRAQECIKALNLILKINSGEEVTNVLHSDFDWNSLKDSVDTSRIAVMGHSFGGATVIESLSKEIRFRCGIALDVWMLPVGDDIYQNSVQQPLLFINSEKFQWAENILKIKKLISNDSNKKMITIKGSVHQSFPDFTFVSGGIIARFFKLKGEIDPNEAIDISNHASLAFLQKHLSLKKDFDRWDSLVDGIGANVIPGTNIDTSPAEPE from the exons ATGGAAATGTGGAGTACCAGCAGCACTGAGAAGTTTTACAGGATCCCTGAAGGAAAGGGACCACATTCGGTTGGATGTACAGACCTGatgacagaaaatgcagttGAG GGAAGCTTTTTGCGCCTGTATTATCCAGCATATGATGCCACAGATATCGAAGAGGCACGATGGATTCCAGATAAAGAATACTATCAGGGACTCTGTGACTTCCTTAATATGTACCGAATTGTAGGAGAAAGGCTTTTCCATTACTATGTTG GTTCAGTGACCTGTCCTGCAAAGTcaaatgctgcttttaagcCAGGAGAAAAATACCCACTTCTTGTTTTTTCCCATGGACTTGGAGCTTTTCG GACAATCTATTCTGCTATTTGCATAGAGATGGCTTCTCAGGGCTTTATAGTGGCTGCTGTGGAGCACAG AGATGAATCTGCTTCAGCCACATATTATTGTAAAAGAAGGTCTGTTTCTGAGTCACAGGAAGAGTCTACGCCTAACATGGAGAAGGAGTGGATCTACTACAGGAAACTGAAAACTGGAGAGGAGGAGCGTTGCTTGCGCCATAAGCAG GTGCAGCAAAGAGCACAGGAGTGTATCAAAGCTCTCAATCTCATTCTTAAAATCAATTCAGGAGAGGAAGTAACGAATGTACTACATTCAGACTTTGACTGGAACAGCCTAAAG GATTCTGTTGATACTAGCAGAATAGCTGTGATGGGACACTCTTTTGGTGGTGCTACAGTTATTGAAAGTCTCAGCAAAGAAATAAGATTTAG GTGTGGCATTGCCCTCGATGTATGGATGCTTCCTGTAGGTGATGACATTTACCAAAACAGTGTCCAGCAACCGCTGCTTTTTATCAACTCTGAAAAATTCCAGTGGGCTGAGAACATCTTAAAGATTAAGAAGCTCATCTCCAATGACTCAAACAAGAAAATGATCACTATCAA gGGGTCAGTACATCAGAGCTTTCCTGATTTCACCTTTGTGAGTGGAGGAATCATTGCAAggtttttcaaattaaaaggaGAAATAGATCCAAACGAAGCTATTGATATCAGCAATCATGCTTCATTAGCCTTCCTCCAGAAACATCTGA GTCTTAAGAAGGATTTTGATCGGTGGGATTCTCTGGTGGATGGCATAGGAGCCAATGTTATTCCTGGAACCAATATTGACACATCTCCAGCTGAACCTGAGTAA
- the PLA2G7 gene encoding platelet-activating factor acetylhydrolase isoform X1, producing MRLLPPALCASPGPARRGGVTPGTATSSRHPLRHGQPDLVSPGAEPGIRHSCWKNGSGVVFLRDIPLPLMDRPVFLEEQQNPLSVRFVAPQISRVLPRPHQPKVSSHFSVSARCCLLLGIQDTTRKIPSRTGLSVKAPMEMWSTSSTEKFYRIPEGKGPHSVGCTDLMTENAVEGSFLRLYYPAYDATDIEEARWIPDKEYYQGLCDFLNMYRIVGERLFHYYVGSVTCPAKSNAAFKPGEKYPLLVFSHGLGAFRTIYSAICIEMASQGFIVAAVEHRDESASATYYCKRRSVSESQEESTPNMEKEWIYYRKLKTGEEERCLRHKQVQQRAQECIKALNLILKINSGEEVTNVLHSDFDWNSLKDSVDTSRIAVMGHSFGGATVIESLSKEIRFRCGIALDVWMLPVGDDIYQNSVQQPLLFINSEKFQWAENILKIKKLISNDSNKKMITIKGSVHQSFPDFTFVSGGIIARFFKLKGEIDPNEAIDISNHASLAFLQKHLSLKKDFDRWDSLVDGIGANVIPGTNIDTSPAEPE from the exons ATGCGGCTGCTTCCCCCCGCGCTCTGCGCATCGCCGGGGCCAGCCCGGCGCGGAGGGGTCACCCCAGGTACGGCCACATCGTCCCGACACCCGCTCCGGCACGGGCAGCCCGACCTTGTCTCGccaggggccgagcccgggattcGTCATTCCTGCTGGAAAAATGGCAGCGGCGTTGTGTTTCTCCGTGACATCCCACTCCCCCTGATGGACAGGCCGGTTTTCCTTGAGGAACAGCAGAATCCTCTCTCTGTGCGGTTCGTAGCGCCGCAGATCTCCCGAGTGCTGCCGCGGCCTCACCAGCCAAAGGTTTCATCTCACTTTTCTGTAAGTGCACGGTGCTGTCTGCTCCTTGGGATTCAGGATACAACAAGGAAAATCCCCAGTAGAACAG GTTTGTCAGTGAAGGCACCAATGGAAATGTGGAGTACCAGCAGCACTGAGAAGTTTTACAGGATCCCTGAAGGAAAGGGACCACATTCGGTTGGATGTACAGACCTGatgacagaaaatgcagttGAG GGAAGCTTTTTGCGCCTGTATTATCCAGCATATGATGCCACAGATATCGAAGAGGCACGATGGATTCCAGATAAAGAATACTATCAGGGACTCTGTGACTTCCTTAATATGTACCGAATTGTAGGAGAAAGGCTTTTCCATTACTATGTTG GTTCAGTGACCTGTCCTGCAAAGTcaaatgctgcttttaagcCAGGAGAAAAATACCCACTTCTTGTTTTTTCCCATGGACTTGGAGCTTTTCG GACAATCTATTCTGCTATTTGCATAGAGATGGCTTCTCAGGGCTTTATAGTGGCTGCTGTGGAGCACAG AGATGAATCTGCTTCAGCCACATATTATTGTAAAAGAAGGTCTGTTTCTGAGTCACAGGAAGAGTCTACGCCTAACATGGAGAAGGAGTGGATCTACTACAGGAAACTGAAAACTGGAGAGGAGGAGCGTTGCTTGCGCCATAAGCAG GTGCAGCAAAGAGCACAGGAGTGTATCAAAGCTCTCAATCTCATTCTTAAAATCAATTCAGGAGAGGAAGTAACGAATGTACTACATTCAGACTTTGACTGGAACAGCCTAAAG GATTCTGTTGATACTAGCAGAATAGCTGTGATGGGACACTCTTTTGGTGGTGCTACAGTTATTGAAAGTCTCAGCAAAGAAATAAGATTTAG GTGTGGCATTGCCCTCGATGTATGGATGCTTCCTGTAGGTGATGACATTTACCAAAACAGTGTCCAGCAACCGCTGCTTTTTATCAACTCTGAAAAATTCCAGTGGGCTGAGAACATCTTAAAGATTAAGAAGCTCATCTCCAATGACTCAAACAAGAAAATGATCACTATCAA gGGGTCAGTACATCAGAGCTTTCCTGATTTCACCTTTGTGAGTGGAGGAATCATTGCAAggtttttcaaattaaaaggaGAAATAGATCCAAACGAAGCTATTGATATCAGCAATCATGCTTCATTAGCCTTCCTCCAGAAACATCTGA GTCTTAAGAAGGATTTTGATCGGTGGGATTCTCTGGTGGATGGCATAGGAGCCAATGTTATTCCTGGAACCAATATTGACACATCTCCAGCTGAACCTGAGTAA
- the PLA2G7 gene encoding platelet-activating factor acetylhydrolase isoform X2 yields MAPCQKLVFQAQGRVLPERLSQLKTKAKFGPSPSGRARQSLCLGQRRPPEGAAAARPAPEGRGWPAGASCSSGQRDGSRGQPGHRTTGLSVKAPMEMWSTSSTEKFYRIPEGKGPHSVGCTDLMTENAVEGSFLRLYYPAYDATDIEEARWIPDKEYYQGLCDFLNMYRIVGERLFHYYVGSVTCPAKSNAAFKPGEKYPLLVFSHGLGAFRTIYSAICIEMASQGFIVAAVEHRDESASATYYCKRRSVSESQEESTPNMEKEWIYYRKLKTGEEERCLRHKQVQQRAQECIKALNLILKINSGEEVTNVLHSDFDWNSLKDSVDTSRIAVMGHSFGGATVIESLSKEIRFRCGIALDVWMLPVGDDIYQNSVQQPLLFINSEKFQWAENILKIKKLISNDSNKKMITIKGSVHQSFPDFTFVSGGIIARFFKLKGEIDPNEAIDISNHASLAFLQKHLSLKKDFDRWDSLVDGIGANVIPGTNIDTSPAEPE; encoded by the exons ATGGCTCCATGCCAGAAACTTGTTTTCCAGGCCCAGGGAAGAGTTCTCCCAGAAAGATTGTCTCAGCTGAAAACTAAGGCAAAGTTTGGTCCCTCCCCTTCGGGGAGAGCCCGGCAGTCGCTGTGCCTGGGACAGAGGCGGCCTCCTGAGGGAGCcgccgctgctcgcccggctCCGGAGGGCCGTGGGTGGCCAGCGGGGGCATCCTGCTCCTCTGGACAGCGGGACGGGAGCAGGGGGCAGCCAGGACACCGCACGACAG GTTTGTCAGTGAAGGCACCAATGGAAATGTGGAGTACCAGCAGCACTGAGAAGTTTTACAGGATCCCTGAAGGAAAGGGACCACATTCGGTTGGATGTACAGACCTGatgacagaaaatgcagttGAG GGAAGCTTTTTGCGCCTGTATTATCCAGCATATGATGCCACAGATATCGAAGAGGCACGATGGATTCCAGATAAAGAATACTATCAGGGACTCTGTGACTTCCTTAATATGTACCGAATTGTAGGAGAAAGGCTTTTCCATTACTATGTTG GTTCAGTGACCTGTCCTGCAAAGTcaaatgctgcttttaagcCAGGAGAAAAATACCCACTTCTTGTTTTTTCCCATGGACTTGGAGCTTTTCG GACAATCTATTCTGCTATTTGCATAGAGATGGCTTCTCAGGGCTTTATAGTGGCTGCTGTGGAGCACAG AGATGAATCTGCTTCAGCCACATATTATTGTAAAAGAAGGTCTGTTTCTGAGTCACAGGAAGAGTCTACGCCTAACATGGAGAAGGAGTGGATCTACTACAGGAAACTGAAAACTGGAGAGGAGGAGCGTTGCTTGCGCCATAAGCAG GTGCAGCAAAGAGCACAGGAGTGTATCAAAGCTCTCAATCTCATTCTTAAAATCAATTCAGGAGAGGAAGTAACGAATGTACTACATTCAGACTTTGACTGGAACAGCCTAAAG GATTCTGTTGATACTAGCAGAATAGCTGTGATGGGACACTCTTTTGGTGGTGCTACAGTTATTGAAAGTCTCAGCAAAGAAATAAGATTTAG GTGTGGCATTGCCCTCGATGTATGGATGCTTCCTGTAGGTGATGACATTTACCAAAACAGTGTCCAGCAACCGCTGCTTTTTATCAACTCTGAAAAATTCCAGTGGGCTGAGAACATCTTAAAGATTAAGAAGCTCATCTCCAATGACTCAAACAAGAAAATGATCACTATCAA gGGGTCAGTACATCAGAGCTTTCCTGATTTCACCTTTGTGAGTGGAGGAATCATTGCAAggtttttcaaattaaaaggaGAAATAGATCCAAACGAAGCTATTGATATCAGCAATCATGCTTCATTAGCCTTCCTCCAGAAACATCTGA GTCTTAAGAAGGATTTTGATCGGTGGGATTCTCTGGTGGATGGCATAGGAGCCAATGTTATTCCTGGAACCAATATTGACACATCTCCAGCTGAACCTGAGTAA
- the IMP3 gene encoding U3 small nucleolar ribonucleoprotein protein IMP3, protein MVRKLKYHEQKLLRRLDLVNWEASGGNLAEVRALRRYRVGRREDYVQYKALARTVRALARRLRDLGPASAAFRARCAAALLEKLHGLGLVNSRQSLAVCESLSAAAFCRRRLPCLLVKLRMAQNLRHAVTFVEQGHVRVGPEVVTDPALLVPRAVEDFITWVDASRLRQKVLDYNQERDDFDLAA, encoded by the coding sequence ATGGTGCGGAAACTCAAATACCACGAGCAGAAGCTGCTGCGGCGGCTGGACCTGGTGAACTGGGAGGCGTCGGGCGGGAACTTGGCGGAGGTGCGGGCTCTGCGGCGGTACCGAGTGGGCCGGCGGGAGGACTACGTGCAGTACAAGGCGCTGGCCCGCACCGTGCGCGCCCTGGCCCGGCGGCTCCGCGACCTGGGCCCGGCCAGCGCCGCCTTCCGCGCCCGCTGCGCCGCCGCgctgctggagaagctgcaCGGGCTGGGGCTGGTGAACAGCCGGCAGTCGCTGGCCGTCTGCGAGAGCCTCTCGGCCGCCGCCTTCTGCCGCCGGcgcctgccctgcctgctggTGAAGCTGCGCATGGCGCAGAACCTGCGCCACGCCGTCACCTTCGTGGAGCAGGGGCACGTCCGCGTGGGGCCCGAGGTGGTGACTGACCCCGCGCTCCTCGTGCCCCGCGCCGTCGAGGACTTCATCACCTGGGTGGACGCGTCGCGCCTGCGGCAGAAGGTACTCGACTACAACCAGGAGCGCGACGACTTCGACCTGGCCGCCTag
- the ANKRD66 gene encoding ankyrin repeat domain-containing protein 66 has translation MTELHEAVAVGDYDLVKKILKAGRCDPNQKDADWHGRTPLHWAAAKGRSDLVRLLVDHGARHCLRSDVGWTAAHFAAEAGKLRVLRALHSLHAAMDAADLFGDTPRRLAEIYGHRDCSKFLEKAEVESRNYCRKAALRKIPLDQRDEDWELKKEELKKNPPCFWEKCTASILKKNGKKKGKQ, from the exons ATGACAGAGCTCCACGAAGCCGTGGCTGTGGGCGACTATGACCTGGTGAAAAAGATTTTGAAGGCAGGGCGCTGCGACCCAAACCAGAAGGATGCTGACTGGCATGGCAGGACCCCCCTGCACTGGGCTGCTGCCAAAG GGCGGTCGGACCTGGTCAGGCTCCTGGTGGATCACGGTGCTCGGCACTGCCTGCGGAGCGATGTGGGCTGGACCGCGGCTCACTTCGCTGCCGAGGCGGGGAAGCTGCGGGTGCTCCGCGCCCTCCACTCCCTGCACGCTGCTATGGATGCCGCCGACCTCTTCGGAGACACTCCCCGGAGGCTCGCGGAGATCTACGGACACCGAGACTGCTCCAAATTCTTGGAAAA AGCAGAGGTGGAGAGCAGGAACTACTGCAGGAAAGCTGCACTGAGAAAAATCCCCTTAGACCAGAGAGATGAAGACTGGGAACTCAAGAAAGAAGAGCTTAAGAAAAATCCACCATGTTTTTGGGAGAAGTGTACAGCCTCTATtctaaagaaaaatggaaaaaaaaaagggaagcagTAG
- the LOC137470205 gene encoding taste receptor type 2 member 7-like yields MEACRSSKQSNVTSYGTTTVAIITLEVFAGMWINAFLVCVLCIAWVKKKTLNSNEKILLLLGCSRFCYLCFSWVYKFLSFIYPNYLYVPTILQLAVFFQAFFNHCNLWFSACLCGFYCIKIANFKSRFFIYLKVKIDRMVPWLLLGSGALALAVGIIAYDVADKPHCNNSNSTGQGNFGTAYIKMDKHFFPSFFLAGFEYAASFMAVIFSAVFLLFSLWRHKRKMQTKSMKDLSMDAHIRAMKSILSFLVMYSINFVCLVLSMVYVTKKGNFMTFLIVVFQYTFPGLHSLVLVFSNPKLEKTLLKFLPLERCVKRKVCMS; encoded by the coding sequence ATGGAAGCTTGTCGCTCTTCAAAGCAATCCAATGTCACTTCATATGGGACCACAACTGTGGCCATCATCACCCTGGAAGTGTTTGCTGGCATGTGGATAAATGCCTTCCTTGTTTGTGTGCTTTGCATTGCCTGGGTCAAAAAGAAAACCTTGAACTCTAATGAGAAGatcttgctgctgctgggatgcTCCAGGTTTTGCTATTTGTGCTTCTCATGGGTatataaatttctttcttttatttatccCAATTACCTTTATGTTCCCACCATACTTCAACTGGCTGTATTTTTTCAAGCCTTTTTTAATCATTGCAACTTGTGGTTTTCTGCCTGTCTTTGTGGTTTTTATTGTATAAAAATTGCCAATTTCAAGAGCAGGTTCTTCATCTACCTGAAAGTAAAAATTGACAGGATGGTGCCCTGGCTCTTATTGGGGTCAGGGGCTTTAGCTTTAGCTGTTGGTATCATTGCCTATGACGTCGCTGATAAACCGCACTGCAACAACAGCAATTCCACTGGACAAGGAAATTTTGGGACAGCATATATCAAAATGGataaacattttttcccttctttttttcttgctggcTTTGAATATGCTGCTTCATTCATGGCAGTCatcttttctgctgttttccttctcttttctctctggagACACAAGCGCAAGATGCAGACAAAATCCATGAAGGACCTCAGCATGGATGCCCACATCAGAGCCATGAAATCTATTCTCTCCTTCTTAGTGATGTACAGCATCAACTTTGTATGTTTGGTGTTAAGTATGGTTTATGTcacaaagaagggaaatttTATGACATTTCTCATTGTAGTATTTCAGTACACTTTTCCGGGTCTTCACTCCCTTGTTCTGGTTTTCAGCAATCCCAAATTAGAAAAGACACTACTAAAGTTTCTTCCCTTAGAAAGATGTGTAAAGCGCAAGGTTTGCATGAGTTAG
- the LOC137470194 gene encoding taste receptor type 2 member 9-like — translation MEACHSSKQSNVTSYGATAVAIITLEAILGMWINAFLVCVLCIAWVKKKTLNSNEKILLLLGCSRFFYLCFSWVYCSLSIIYPNYLYVQPTFQLIMFFQSFFTCSNLWVSACLCVFYCIKIADFRNRFFIYLKVKTDRIAPWLLLASLLSALAISIIASDMTVIKLSNSCNSTGQGNFSKVSGKVDENFLQTYFIYGFGFVTSFIAVICSALLLFSLWRHKCRMQKNSMNSLSMDAHIKAMKSILSFFIMYSLNFVFLILSLINSTKGENYVAFLSLLFLCAFPGVHSLILIFSNPKLEKTLIRILCCVKCKLCIR, via the coding sequence ATGGAAGCTTGTCACTCTTCAAAGCAATCCAATGTCACTTCATATGGGGCCACAGCTGTGGCCATCATCACCCTGGAGGCAATTCTTGGCATGTGGATAAATGCCTTCCTTGTTTGTGTGCTTTGCATTGCCTGGGTCAAAAAGAAAACCTTGAACTCTAATGAGAAGatcttgctgctgctgggatgctccaggtttttttatttgtgcttCTCATGGGTATATTGCTCCCTTTCAATAATTTATCCCAATTACCTTTATGTTCAACCCACATTTCAACTAATTATgttttttcaaagcttttttaCTTGTTCCAACTTGTGGGTTTCTGCCTGTCTTTGTGTTTTTTATTGTATAAAAATTGCCGATTTCAGGAACAGGTTCTTCATCTACCTGAAAGTAAAAACAGACAGGATTGCACCCTGGCTTTTGTTGGCATCATTGCTGTCAGCCTTGGCTATCAGCATCATTGCCAGTGATATGACTGTTATAAAGCTCAGTAACAGCTGCAATTCCACCGGGCAAGGAAATTTTTCAAAAGTGAGTGGCAAAGTGGATGAAAATTTTTTGCAGACATACTTTATCTATGGCTTTGGATTTGTCACTTCTTTCATAGCAGTCATCTGTTCTGcccttcttctcttttccctttggagACACAAATGCAGGATGCAGAAAAACTCCATGAACAGCCTCAGCATGGATGCCCACATCAAAGCAATGAAATCCATTCTCTCCTTTTTTATAATGTATAGTCTTAACTTTGTATTTTTGATCCTGTCACTAATTAATTCAACGAAGGGAGAAAATTATGTGGCGTTTCTTAGTTTACTATTTCTGTGTGCTTTTCCAGGTGTTCATTCCCTCATTCTGATTTTCAGCAATCCTAAACTGGAAAAGACATTGATAAGGATTCTATGCTGTGTGAAGTGCAAGCTTTGCATAAGGTAG
- the LOC137471985 gene encoding taste receptor type 2 member 9-like — MEGCRSSQQYNVTSYGTTTVAIITLEVFAGMWINAFIICVLCIAWVKKKTLNSNEKILLLLGCSRFWYLCFSWVYAFLSNIVPSCLLVYPIFQLLQGSYTFFNSSNLWVSACLCVFYCIKIANFRNRFFIYLKVKIDRMVPWLLLGSVIFSLIIGILVYNTIDKVVCKTFNFTCQGRLWKVTNGIEEHFFPIYFLTGFLHTTAFMAVIFSAVFLLFSLWRHKRKMQKNSMKDLSKDAHIRAMKSILSFLVMYSINFMFLILTLIYSLKNKNHVIFLGYLIQHAYPGVHSLILVFSNPKLEKTLLRILSCVKCKLCIR; from the coding sequence ATGGAAGGTTGTCGCTCTTCACAGCAGTACAATGTCACTTCATATGGGACCACAACTGTGGCCATCATCACCCTGGAAGTGTTTGCTGGCATGTGGATAAATGCTTTCATCATTTGTGTGCTTTGCATTGCCTGGGTCAAAAAGAAAACCCTGAACTCTAATGAGAAGatcttgctgctgctgggatgcTCCAGGTTTTGGTATTTGTGCTTCTCATGGGTATATGCCTTTCTCTCAAATATTGTCCCCTCTTGCCTTCTGGTTTATCCCATATTTCAACTCCTTCAAGGTTCTTATACCTTTTTTAATAGTTCCAACCTGTGGGTTTCTGCCTGTCTTTGTGTTTTTTATTGTATAAAAATTGCCAATTTCAGGAACAGGTTCTTCATCTACCTGAAAGTAAAAATTGACAGGATGGTGCCATGGCTTCTGTTGGGGTCAGTGATCTTCTCCCTGATTATTGGAATTCTTGTCTACAACACTATTGATAAAGTTGTCTGTAAAACCTTCAATTTTACCTGCCAAGGAAGACTTTGGAAAGTAACTAATGGAATagaggaacattttttccctatATATTTTCTCACTGGCTTTTTACATACCACTGCATTCATGGCAGTCatcttttctgctgttttccttctcttttctctctggagACACAAGCGCAAGATGCAGAAAAACTCCATGAAGGACCTCAGCAAAGATGCCCACATCAGAGCCATGAAATCTATTCTCTCCTTCTTAGTGATGTACAGCATCAACTTTATGTTTTTGATCTTGACTCTAATTTATTCACTTAAGAACAAAAATCATGTGATATTTCTTGGTTACTTAATTCAACATGCTTATCCAGGCGTTCATTCCCTTATTCTGGTTTTCAGCAATCCTAAGCTGGAAAAGACACTGCTCAGGATTCTCTCCTGTGTTAAGTGCAAGCTTTGCATAAGGTAG